A genomic region of Streptomyces rimosus contains the following coding sequences:
- a CDS encoding EI24 domain-containing protein, which translates to MRDLVAGTGYLGKGQRWVARHGRWWGFGLIPALITLVLYAAALGALAFYAGDLAAWATPFADGWGSPWQGLLRGLFVALLFAGGLLLSVLTFTAVTLLVGDPFYEALVEQVEKSEGGGPPDPGLPLWRELWISLKDSVHVLVRAAGFGVLFFVLGFLPVVGQTVVPAIGFCVSGFFLTVELTSVAMQRRGIPVRERLRMLRGRKGLAVGFGTPLVLAFLVPFVAVFLMPGAVAGATLLVRDLTGDGGAAGEEDAQVADEVTAVQPSAPPSARW; encoded by the coding sequence ATGCGCGATCTTGTGGCGGGAACGGGGTACCTGGGGAAGGGGCAACGCTGGGTTGCCCGGCACGGCAGATGGTGGGGGTTCGGGCTGATCCCGGCGCTCATCACCCTGGTGCTGTACGCGGCGGCGCTGGGCGCGCTCGCCTTCTACGCGGGTGACCTCGCGGCCTGGGCGACGCCTTTCGCCGACGGCTGGGGCTCGCCCTGGCAGGGGCTGCTGCGCGGGCTGTTCGTCGCGCTGCTCTTCGCGGGCGGGCTGCTGCTGTCCGTGCTGACCTTCACCGCCGTCACGCTGCTGGTCGGCGACCCCTTCTACGAGGCGCTGGTGGAGCAGGTCGAGAAGTCCGAGGGCGGCGGCCCGCCCGACCCCGGCCTGCCGCTGTGGCGGGAGCTGTGGATCTCGCTCAAGGACAGTGTGCACGTCCTGGTGCGCGCCGCCGGTTTCGGTGTGCTGTTCTTCGTGCTGGGCTTCCTGCCGGTGGTCGGGCAGACCGTGGTGCCCGCGATCGGCTTCTGCGTCTCCGGTTTCTTCCTCACGGTGGAGCTGACCTCGGTGGCGATGCAGCGGCGCGGCATTCCCGTACGGGAGCGGCTGCGGATGCTGCGCGGCCGCAAGGGGCTCGCGGTGGGGTTCGGTACGCCGCTGGTGCTGGCGTTCCTGGTGCCGTTCGTGGCCGTGTTCCTGATGCCCGGCGCGGTGGCCGGGGCGACGCTGCTCGTCCGCGACCTCACCGGCGACGGCGGGGCGGCGGGGGAAGAGGACGCGCAGGTGGCGGACGAGGTTACTGCTGTGCAGCCTTCAGCGCCGCCATCAGCTCGCTGGTGA
- a CDS encoding endonuclease/exonuclease/phosphatase family protein, whose amino-acid sequence MSAQIPPHHPTRTPRRRALRRPATLTAVVAAALTGGLLAVPQSASAAGTRIHDIQGTTRLSPFAGKQVADVPGTVTAVRAFGSARGFWVQDPRPDRDPATSEAIFVFTGKQTPKAAVGDAVRVSGTVSEYYPGGERAGLQSVTEITDATWTVDSSGNPLPAAFKLNASSVPDRYAPSAGGKSIENLPLRPDAYALDRYESLEGMRVSLTDASVVGPTNTHNELWATAEPRHNRTVRGGALYGSYQDPNPGRVKITSLIPFSQRPFPVADTGDLLTGTTAGPLDYDNFGGYGIAATELGTLTDRGPARETTRRQRADELAVATYNVENLSPKTPPAKFARLAEALVKNLASPDVVALEEVQDDNGPTDDGTVSANATLKQLTDAVQAAGGPSYAWRQIDPVNNQDGGQPGGNIRTAFLYNPARVSFTDIAGGDASTPVKVTGSHGKPRLTASPGRIDPGNAAWANSRKPLAGQFSFQGRPVFVVANHFNSKGGDQGLDSRFQPPARTSETQRVRQAEAVRGFVEDVLKVDPKADVVVAGDLNDYQFSPALKALTKNGVLTDLVGRLPRGERYGYVYQGNSQVLDHMLTSRHLRRVDYDIVHINAEYADQSSDHDPQVLRLKR is encoded by the coding sequence GTGTCCGCGCAGATACCGCCGCACCATCCGACCCGTACGCCCCGCCGCCGCGCGCTGCGCAGGCCCGCCACGCTGACCGCGGTGGTCGCCGCCGCGCTGACCGGCGGGCTGCTCGCGGTCCCGCAGTCTGCGTCGGCCGCCGGCACCCGTATCCACGACATCCAGGGCACCACCCGCCTGTCGCCGTTCGCGGGGAAGCAGGTCGCGGACGTGCCCGGCACGGTCACGGCGGTACGGGCCTTCGGCTCGGCCCGCGGCTTCTGGGTGCAGGACCCGCGGCCGGACCGGGACCCGGCCACCAGTGAGGCGATCTTCGTCTTCACCGGCAAGCAGACGCCGAAGGCCGCCGTGGGTGACGCGGTACGGGTCTCCGGTACGGTCAGCGAGTACTACCCGGGCGGCGAACGGGCCGGCCTCCAGTCGGTCACCGAGATCACCGACGCCACCTGGACCGTCGACTCCTCCGGCAACCCGCTCCCGGCGGCCTTCAAGCTCAACGCCTCGTCCGTGCCGGATCGTTACGCCCCGTCCGCGGGCGGCAAGAGCATCGAGAACCTGCCGCTGCGCCCCGACGCATACGCCCTGGACCGCTACGAGTCGCTGGAGGGCATGCGGGTCTCGCTCACCGACGCGTCCGTCGTCGGACCGACGAACACGCACAACGAGCTGTGGGCGACCGCCGAGCCGCGCCACAACCGCACCGTGCGCGGCGGCGCACTCTACGGCTCGTACCAGGACCCCAACCCCGGCCGGGTCAAGATCACCTCGCTGATCCCCTTCTCCCAGCGCCCCTTCCCCGTCGCCGACACCGGCGACCTGCTGACCGGCACCACCGCGGGCCCGCTGGACTACGACAACTTCGGCGGGTACGGGATCGCCGCCACCGAACTGGGCACGCTCACCGACCGCGGCCCGGCCCGCGAGACCACGCGCCGGCAGCGCGCCGACGAGCTGGCGGTGGCCACGTACAACGTCGAGAACCTCTCGCCGAAGACGCCGCCCGCCAAGTTCGCGCGGCTGGCCGAGGCCCTGGTGAAGAACCTCGCGTCGCCGGACGTCGTGGCGCTGGAGGAGGTCCAGGACGACAACGGCCCCACCGATGACGGCACCGTCTCCGCGAACGCGACGCTCAAGCAGCTCACCGACGCCGTGCAGGCCGCCGGCGGCCCCTCGTACGCCTGGCGGCAGATCGACCCGGTGAACAACCAGGACGGCGGCCAGCCCGGCGGCAACATCCGGACCGCCTTCCTCTACAACCCGGCCCGGGTCTCGTTCACCGACATCGCCGGGGGCGACGCCTCCACCCCGGTCAAGGTGACCGGCTCCCACGGCAAGCCCCGCCTGACCGCCTCGCCGGGCCGTATCGACCCCGGCAACGCGGCCTGGGCGAACAGCCGCAAGCCTCTCGCCGGCCAGTTCTCCTTCCAGGGCCGCCCGGTCTTCGTCGTCGCCAACCACTTCAACTCCAAGGGCGGCGACCAGGGCCTCGACAGCCGCTTCCAGCCCCCGGCCCGGACCTCGGAGACCCAGCGGGTCCGGCAGGCCGAGGCGGTGCGCGGCTTCGTGGAGGACGTCCTCAAGGTCGACCCGAAGGCCGACGTGGTGGTGGCCGGCGACCTCAACGACTACCAGTTCTCCCCCGCCCTCAAGGCGCTCACCAAGAACGGCGTGCTCACCGACCTGGTCGGCCGGCTGCCGCGCGGCGAGCGCTACGGCTACGTCTACCAGGGCAACTCGCAGGTGCTGGACCACATGCTCACCAGTCGCCACCTGCGCCGCGTGGACTACGACATCGTCCACATCAACGCGGAGTACGCGGACCAGTCGAGCGACCACGACCCGCAGGTGCTGCGGTTGAAGCGGTAG
- the dapA gene encoding 4-hydroxy-tetrahydrodipicolinate synthase: protein MTSTNSVPSPPPFGRTAVAMVTPFRADGTPDLDGARRLAAHLVAEGCDGIVLSGTTGESPTTTDAEKEALVRAVVEAVGDRARITAGVGTGDTRHGTELARAAERAGAGGLLVLPPPYSRPGQEAAAHHLRTIADATGLPVMLYDIPGRTGTTLAADTLLRLAEHPRIRGVKDCAYDLMKTAKVLAATDLAYYAGCDEQTLPLRAIGAVGCVSTVANAAPREVRAVLDAYDAGDPAKATRRHLRLVPLIEAMMDGGHPGAVTAKALLNALGLPAGPVRAPLLAAGPEVTSELMAALKAAQQ, encoded by the coding sequence ATGACCTCAACGAACAGCGTCCCGTCGCCACCGCCCTTCGGCCGCACCGCCGTCGCCATGGTCACCCCGTTCCGCGCCGACGGCACGCCGGACCTCGACGGCGCCCGGCGCCTGGCCGCGCACCTCGTCGCCGAGGGCTGCGACGGCATCGTCCTCAGCGGCACCACCGGCGAGTCACCGACCACCACCGACGCCGAAAAGGAAGCCCTGGTACGGGCCGTCGTCGAGGCGGTCGGCGACCGGGCGCGGATCACCGCCGGGGTCGGCACCGGCGACACCCGGCACGGCACCGAGCTGGCCCGCGCCGCCGAACGGGCAGGCGCGGGCGGCCTGTTGGTGCTCCCTCCGCCGTACTCGCGCCCGGGCCAGGAAGCCGCCGCACACCACCTGCGCACGATCGCGGACGCCACCGGCCTGCCTGTGATGCTCTACGACATCCCCGGGCGGACCGGCACAACCCTGGCCGCCGACACCCTGCTGCGCCTCGCGGAGCATCCGCGCATCCGGGGCGTCAAGGACTGCGCGTACGACCTCATGAAGACCGCGAAGGTGCTGGCCGCGACCGATCTCGCGTACTACGCGGGCTGCGACGAGCAGACCCTCCCGCTGCGGGCCATCGGCGCCGTCGGCTGCGTCAGCACGGTCGCCAACGCCGCGCCCCGGGAGGTACGTGCGGTCCTCGACGCGTACGACGCCGGCGACCCGGCAAAGGCCACGCGCCGCCACCTCCGCCTCGTCCCGCTCATCGAGGCGATGATGGACGGCGGGCACCCCGGCGCGGTCACCGCGAAGGCGCTGCTGAACGCCCTCGGGCTGCCCGCGGGACCGGTCCGCGCGCCCCTGCTGGCGGCCGGGCCGGAGGTCACCAGCGAGCTGATGGCGGCGCTGAAGGCTGCACAGCAGTAA
- a CDS encoding lipase chaperone, with the protein MKRKPQGAGKQADGTEDWFTGPAWRDRDGRAARRRKRIRIGAAVVVAAGAAVLVLNPGDVRSKLPGRLGGDTTAAEPLPPETAAPGAAPADEAFPATPTLAAPFAGSPAVRYADGAAGIVLPDAEPVGRLSKDEVAGVLRQVKELLADANLNRRTLRGERPAVALNLVDPLQPDVRKELEAGLTKPDREHDPLQLFTRFDPHEVRPAGDVVKTRGRMTFKEGRDGALAVHTDHTFVHPVVKAAAGASEVTRTVVRRVVDFEVNDPRRFQATPGKPALAGYHHEVANTACEVYDGFLHPQFSDSRPAAEASGPATDPYDRSQEMKEDESTGCGTVSRI; encoded by the coding sequence GTGAAGAGGAAGCCCCAGGGCGCGGGCAAGCAGGCGGACGGCACCGAGGACTGGTTCACCGGACCCGCCTGGCGGGACCGGGACGGACGGGCCGCGCGGCGCCGGAAGCGGATACGTATCGGCGCCGCGGTGGTCGTCGCGGCCGGGGCGGCGGTCCTGGTCCTGAACCCGGGGGACGTCCGCTCGAAGCTCCCCGGCCGGCTCGGCGGTGACACCACGGCCGCCGAGCCGCTGCCGCCGGAGACCGCGGCGCCCGGCGCGGCGCCCGCCGACGAGGCGTTCCCCGCCACCCCGACCCTGGCGGCGCCCTTCGCGGGCTCGCCCGCCGTACGGTACGCGGACGGCGCGGCGGGCATCGTCCTGCCGGACGCCGAACCGGTGGGACGGTTGTCGAAGGACGAGGTGGCAGGCGTGCTGCGGCAGGTGAAGGAGCTGCTCGCGGACGCGAACCTGAACCGGCGGACACTGCGCGGCGAGCGTCCCGCGGTGGCGCTGAACCTGGTCGATCCGCTCCAGCCGGACGTGCGGAAGGAACTGGAGGCCGGTCTGACGAAGCCGGACCGGGAGCACGATCCGTTGCAACTGTTCACCCGCTTCGACCCGCACGAGGTGCGGCCCGCCGGTGACGTCGTCAAGACGCGCGGCCGGATGACGTTCAAGGAGGGCCGGGACGGCGCGCTGGCCGTCCACACCGACCACACCTTCGTCCACCCGGTCGTGAAGGCCGCGGCAGGCGCTTCCGAGGTGACCCGTACGGTGGTCCGCCGGGTGGTGGACTTCGAGGTCAACGACCCGCGGCGCTTTCAGGCAACCCCGGGGAAGCCGGCCCTGGCCGGGTACCACCACGAGGTCGCCAACACCGCCTGCGAGGTGTACGACGGATTCCTGCACCCGCAGTTCTCGGACAGCCGGCCGGCGGCCGAGGCGTCCGGCCCGGCCACCGACCCGTACGACCGGAGCCAGGAGATGAAGGAGGACGAGAGCACCGGCTGCGGCACGGTGAGCCGCATCTAG
- the dapD gene encoding 2,3,4,5-tetrahydropyridine-2,6-dicarboxylate N-succinyltransferase codes for MTDAATSPLPQTPNGLGGAPITGAVAAGLATVTTDGTVLDTWFPAPELVADPGPAGTERLTAERAAELLGEAAPKAVGPDPRRGVEVVAVRTVISSLDDKPLDAHDVYLRLHLLSHRLVKPHGQSLEGMFGLLANVAWTSLGPVAVDQLETARLNARAEGLHLQVTSIDKFPRMTDYVAPAGVRIADADRVRLGAHLAAGTTVMHEGFVNFNAGTLGTSMIEGRISAGVVIGDGSDIGGGASTMGTLSGGGKQIISIGERCLLGAESGIGIALGDECVVEAGLYVTAGTRVTMPDGQVVKAAELSGADNILFRRNSTTGVVEARPNKATWGGLNEVLHSHN; via the coding sequence ATGACCGATGCTGCTACCTCCCCTCTCCCCCAGACCCCGAACGGGCTGGGCGGTGCCCCCATCACCGGCGCCGTCGCCGCCGGGCTCGCCACCGTCACCACCGACGGCACCGTCCTCGACACCTGGTTCCCCGCGCCGGAACTGGTGGCCGACCCCGGCCCCGCCGGGACCGAGCGGCTGACCGCCGAGCGCGCCGCCGAACTGCTCGGCGAGGCCGCGCCGAAGGCGGTCGGTCCCGACCCGCGCCGCGGTGTCGAGGTCGTGGCCGTCCGTACGGTCATCTCCTCGCTGGACGACAAGCCGCTGGACGCGCACGACGTGTACCTGCGCCTGCACCTGCTCAGCCACCGGCTGGTCAAGCCGCACGGCCAGAGCCTGGAGGGCATGTTCGGCCTGCTGGCGAACGTCGCCTGGACCTCGCTGGGCCCGGTGGCCGTCGACCAGCTGGAGACCGCGCGCCTGAACGCCCGCGCCGAGGGCCTGCACCTCCAGGTCACCAGCATCGACAAGTTCCCGCGGATGACGGACTACGTCGCCCCGGCCGGCGTACGGATCGCCGACGCGGACCGGGTGCGCCTGGGCGCCCACCTCGCCGCGGGCACCACCGTGATGCACGAGGGCTTCGTCAACTTCAACGCCGGCACGCTCGGCACCTCGATGATCGAGGGCCGGATCTCCGCGGGCGTCGTCATCGGCGACGGCTCGGACATCGGCGGCGGCGCCTCCACCATGGGCACCCTCTCCGGCGGCGGCAAGCAGATCATCTCGATCGGCGAGCGCTGCCTGCTCGGCGCGGAGTCCGGCATCGGTATCGCGCTGGGCGACGAGTGCGTGGTCGAGGCGGGCCTGTACGTGACCGCGGGCACCCGCGTCACCATGCCCGACGGCCAGGTCGTCAAGGCCGCCGAACTCTCCGGCGCCGACAACATCCTCTTCCGCCGCAACTCCACCACCGGCGTCGTCGAGGCCCGCCCGAACAAGGCCACCTGGGGCGGTCTCAACGAGGTGCTGCACAGCCACAACTGA